One genomic segment of Erysipelotrichaceae bacterium 66202529 includes these proteins:
- a CDS encoding TSUP family transporter, translating into MDITTIIIGLLIVLLIGYTAFFAYDLIKHKEEFEGDTSWWKTGAIGALVNFFDPLGIGAFAPQTALLKFTKQTRDKLIPGTMNVANCIPVLLQALIFTTVVKVEAWTLVVMLAAAMLGAVLGAGVVSRMSEKKIRLVMGFALACTACIMLASLLNLMPIGGDAIGLAGGKLVIAGIVNFILGALMTAGVGLYNPCMVLVYLLGMSPDVAFPIMMGSCAFLMPPASVKFIKEGAYNRKSALSMAVFGSIATLVASLLIKSLPLDVLKWIVVCVTVYTSTVMLRAGFSKVKEHTAAAKAEPVEIVD; encoded by the coding sequence ATGGATATTACTACAATTATTATTGGATTGCTGATCGTGCTGCTGATCGGATACACTGCATTTTTCGCTTATGACCTGATCAAACACAAGGAGGAGTTTGAAGGGGATACTTCCTGGTGGAAGACTGGTGCAATCGGAGCACTGGTAAATTTCTTTGATCCGCTGGGGATTGGAGCATTTGCTCCGCAGACTGCTCTGTTGAAGTTCACAAAGCAGACAAGAGACAAGCTGATACCGGGAACGATGAATGTTGCCAACTGCATTCCGGTACTGCTGCAGGCACTGATTTTCACAACCGTTGTAAAGGTGGAGGCATGGACACTGGTTGTCATGCTGGCTGCTGCGATGCTGGGCGCTGTACTTGGTGCAGGTGTGGTATCTCGTATGTCAGAGAAGAAAATCCGTCTGGTTATGGGATTTGCACTGGCTTGTACCGCCTGCATTATGCTGGCAAGTTTATTAAACCTGATGCCGATTGGTGGAGATGCAATCGGACTGGCGGGTGGAAAGCTGGTAATTGCAGGAATCGTCAACTTCATCCTGGGCGCATTGATGACTGCAGGAGTTGGCTTGTACAACCCTTGCATGGTACTGGTATATCTGCTGGGGATGTCTCCGGATGTGGCATTCCCTATCATGATGGGATCCTGTGCGTTTCTGATGCCGCCTGCATCTGTGAAGTTTATCAAGGAGGGCGCATACAATCGTAAATCCGCACTGTCCATGGCAGTTTTTGGTTCGATTGCAACGCTGGTTGCATCCTTACTGATTAAATCGCTGCCGCTGGATGTGCTGAAGTGGATTGTTGTCTGTGTAACGGTATATACATCAACCGTTATGCTGCGCGCAGGCTTTTCCAAGGTGAAGGAGCACACGGCAGCTGCAAAGGCGGAGCCTGTGGAAATTGTAGATTAA
- the proC gene encoding pyrroline-5-carboxylate reductase yields MNKIIGFIGSGNMGGAMIGGIIKAGLIGKESIYVSDINEESLARMQESYGVNTTTDNAELASVCDIIVLSVKPFLYPVVINQIKDAVKENVIIVVIAAGQSSATVAELFGRDIKIVKTMPNTPALVGEGMSAIAPAKNVTKEETAEITAIFNSFGKSEIVPEHLMDAVTAVSGSSPAYVYMMIEAMADAAVVEGMPRPQAYKFAAQAVLGSAQMVLNTGKHPGELKDMVCSPGGTTIAAVAKLEETGFRSSIMQGMKACADKSREMSK; encoded by the coding sequence ATGAACAAAATCATTGGATTTATCGGCAGCGGTAATATGGGTGGTGCGATGATTGGGGGAATCATCAAGGCCGGACTGATTGGGAAAGAAAGCATCTATGTATCCGATATCAACGAGGAAAGTCTTGCACGTATGCAGGAAAGCTATGGTGTCAACACGACCACTGATAATGCAGAGCTGGCTAGTGTCTGTGATATTATCGTGCTGTCTGTGAAGCCGTTCCTGTATCCGGTTGTGATCAATCAGATTAAGGATGCTGTAAAAGAGAATGTAATCATCGTTGTGATTGCGGCAGGACAATCCTCTGCAACAGTTGCCGAATTGTTTGGCAGAGATATTAAAATCGTGAAAACGATGCCGAATACACCGGCGCTAGTTGGTGAGGGGATGTCTGCGATTGCGCCGGCGAAAAATGTAACAAAAGAAGAAACTGCGGAAATTACGGCTATTTTCAACAGCTTTGGAAAAAGCGAAATTGTTCCAGAGCATCTGATGGATGCGGTAACGGCTGTCAGCGGTTCCTCACCTGCCTATGTTTATATGATGATTGAGGCAATGGCAGATGCTGCAGTTGTGGAAGGAATGCCACGGCCACAGGCTTATAAATTTGCGGCGCAGGCTGTGCTGGGAAGCGCCCAGATGGTTCTTAATACCGGTAAGCATCCGGGAGAATTGAAGGATATGGTTTGTTCACCGGGAGGAACAACCATCGCCGCTGTAGCGAAGCTTGAGGAGACAGGCTTTCGCTCCAGTATCATGCAGGGTATGAAGGCCTGCGCGGATAAATCAAGAGAGATGTCAAAGTAA
- a CDS encoding HAD-IA family hydrolase, with translation MIKHVVFDIGNVLMTFMPEAYFIRWFQTEEITHRICERIFTHEAWEKYDQGIWMLEDLYEVYHTAYPDMVEETDIVLKNWLQLMEPMHESIAFLREVKSSGYGVYILSNISKDSADYLKETQEFFPLADGAVLSYEEKTNKPDPHIFEVLLQRYHLQSGEILYLDDNKHNIEQAARMGIHGILFTGEECLAEARALLKEGSYVKE, from the coding sequence ATGATAAAACATGTTGTATTTGATATAGGAAACGTATTGATGACATTTATGCCGGAGGCCTATTTTATCCGGTGGTTTCAAACAGAAGAAATAACACATAGGATATGTGAACGGATTTTCACGCATGAGGCATGGGAAAAATATGATCAGGGAATCTGGATGCTGGAGGATCTTTACGAAGTATATCATACCGCATATCCGGACATGGTTGAGGAAACGGATATCGTATTAAAGAATTGGCTGCAGCTGATGGAGCCGATGCACGAAAGCATTGCATTTCTGCGGGAAGTAAAGAGCAGCGGGTATGGTGTGTATATTTTATCAAATATCAGTAAGGATTCTGCGGACTATTTGAAAGAGACACAGGAGTTTTTCCCTTTGGCGGATGGTGCGGTTCTATCTTATGAGGAGAAAACAAATAAACCGGATCCTCATATTTTTGAGGTCCTGCTGCAGCGTTATCACCTGCAAAGCGGGGAGATTCTCTATCTGGATGATAATAAACATAATATTGAACAGGCTGCACGCATGGGGATTCATGGTATTCTGTTTACGGGTGAGGAATGTCTTGCTGAGGCGAGAGCGCTGTTGAAAGAGGGAAGCTATGTTAAAGAATAA